One window of uncultured Methanoregula sp. genomic DNA carries:
- a CDS encoding formylmethanofuran dehydrogenase subunit A, with protein sequence MSEIIVKGGFVIDPTRKIDGDVGDVAIKDGKIVEKVSSSAKVIDAKGKVVMAGGVDVHSHVAGPKVNVGRLFRPEDKLLSGFCRSTMAQKNGYRMESGFSIPSTFKTGYDYARMGYGFVMEAAMPPIHSPHVHEEIHDTPIIDEAALPVFGNNWFVMDYLKKGEVENTAAYIAWLLKATKGYGVKVVNPGGTAAWGWGLNCLNLDDVVPYFEISPREIITGLLEANEYLGLPHSMHIHQNDLGNPGNYKGTIESLKIAEGVKPKNKFGREQVMHSTHLQFHSYGGEGWGTFCSKAKEVMDYVNKAKGLTIDLGCVTLDETTTMTADGPFEHHLHGLNHLKWCNVDVEMETAAGVVPYIYSKDVLPNAIQWATGLELALFAKDMNRTFLTTDHPNAGPFTRYPRVIKWLMSRKSREAVLATMKNTDKVINATYIHGIDRELTLFEIAQMTRSGPAKCLGLGSLYGGLAPGMIADVGVFDLNYKNMPSDAEKIETAFQRAACFIKSGEVVVKDGEVVSNGHKKTVWVNVNMPENPQVKRDIAQSFTKDYTVQLENYAVKDYLAPHPFVINVDVEA encoded by the coding sequence ATGTCAGAAATTATTGTCAAGGGCGGATTTGTTATCGACCCGACCCGGAAGATCGACGGCGACGTAGGCGATGTTGCCATCAAGGATGGCAAGATCGTCGAGAAGGTCAGCTCCTCTGCAAAAGTCATCGATGCAAAAGGCAAGGTCGTCATGGCCGGCGGTGTGGACGTCCACTCCCACGTTGCCGGTCCCAAGGTAAATGTCGGCCGCCTGTTCAGGCCCGAAGACAAACTCCTGTCAGGATTCTGCAGGAGCACTATGGCCCAGAAGAACGGCTACCGCATGGAGTCCGGGTTCTCGATCCCGAGCACGTTCAAGACCGGCTACGACTATGCCCGGATGGGCTACGGTTTCGTCATGGAAGCCGCGATGCCCCCGATCCACTCCCCCCACGTGCACGAGGAGATCCACGACACCCCGATCATCGATGAGGCAGCACTCCCCGTCTTTGGCAACAACTGGTTCGTCATGGACTACCTCAAGAAAGGCGAGGTCGAGAACACCGCAGCGTATATCGCCTGGCTCCTCAAGGCCACGAAAGGCTACGGGGTCAAGGTCGTCAATCCCGGCGGCACTGCCGCATGGGGCTGGGGACTCAACTGCTTAAACCTCGACGATGTTGTCCCGTACTTCGAGATTTCACCGCGTGAGATTATCACCGGTCTCCTGGAGGCAAACGAGTACCTCGGTCTCCCGCACTCGATGCACATCCACCAGAACGATCTCGGCAACCCCGGCAACTATAAGGGCACCATCGAGTCCCTGAAGATTGCCGAAGGCGTCAAGCCGAAGAACAAGTTCGGGCGCGAGCAGGTCATGCACTCCACCCACCTCCAGTTCCACTCCTATGGCGGGGAAGGATGGGGAACCTTCTGCTCGAAGGCAAAAGAGGTCATGGACTACGTCAACAAGGCCAAGGGCCTTACGATCGATCTCGGTTGTGTAACGCTTGACGAGACAACGACGATGACCGCTGATGGTCCCTTCGAACACCACCTCCACGGCCTCAACCACCTCAAGTGGTGCAACGTCGATGTCGAGATGGAGACTGCTGCCGGTGTCGTCCCCTACATCTACAGCAAGGATGTCCTCCCCAACGCAATCCAGTGGGCAACCGGTCTTGAACTGGCACTCTTTGCAAAGGACATGAACCGGACGTTCCTTACCACCGACCACCCGAACGCAGGACCGTTCACCCGGTACCCCCGCGTCATCAAGTGGCTGATGAGCAGGAAGTCCCGCGAAGCCGTGCTCGCCACCATGAAGAACACCGACAAGGTGATCAATGCAACCTATATCCACGGCATCGACCGCGAACTCACCCTCTTCGAGATCGCCCAGATGACCCGGTCCGGCCCGGCCAAGTGCCTCGGCCTCGGCAGCCTCTATGGCGGCCTCGCACCCGGCATGATTGCAGATGTTGGGGTCTTCGACCTCAACTACAAGAACATGCCGAGCGATGCCGAGAAGATCGAGACCGCATTCCAGCGGGCTGCCTGCTTCATCAAGTCTGGCGAAGTTGTTGTCAAAGACGGCGAAGTTGTCAGCAATGGTCACAAGAAGACTGTCTGGGTCAACGTCAACATGCCCGAGAACCCGCAGGTGAAACGCGACATCGCCCAGTCCTTCACCAAGGACTACACGGTCCAGCTCGAGAACTACGCGGTCAAGGATTACCTTGCCCCACACCCGTTCGTCATCAATGTCGATGTGGAGGCCTGA
- a CDS encoding OsmC family protein produces the protein MSLNNIDTVQVNEYRKEIQKDPSQARFTARIEGDWLFEEGGPQFRSTVKVKDGTYTMEASHPNFAGPGSRPGPMAFGLFWFAACYSSTFVTEAEMRNIRLASVKTKVEADLDYTAQFDLGNSPLVREYRVIMDVKGEATDAQIQDLKEYALGRCMGMFTIRHAIALKAEVRLQK, from the coding sequence ATGAGTCTCAACAATATTGACACCGTTCAGGTGAATGAGTACAGGAAAGAGATCCAGAAGGATCCCTCACAGGCGAGATTTACCGCAAGGATTGAAGGCGACTGGCTTTTTGAAGAAGGCGGTCCCCAGTTCCGCTCAACCGTCAAGGTAAAGGACGGAACGTACACGATGGAAGCGAGCCACCCGAACTTTGCAGGCCCTGGCAGCAGGCCCGGCCCGATGGCATTCGGTCTCTTCTGGTTTGCTGCCTGCTATTCGAGCACGTTCGTGACCGAAGCCGAGATGAGAAACATCCGGCTCGCGTCCGTGAAGACCAAAGTCGAAGCGGACCTTGATTACACCGCCCAGTTCGATCTCGGCAACAGCCCGCTCGTCCGCGAGTACCGGGTAATCATGGATGTGAAAGGCGAGGCAACGGACGCACAGATCCAGGACCTGAAAGAGTACGCCCTCGGGCGTTGCATGGGGATGTTCACCATCCGGCATGCGATTGCACTGAAGGCAGAAGTCCGGCTCCAGAAATAA
- a CDS encoding double-cubane-cluster-containing anaerobic reductase produces MRAEKMTYFDSVIPNASAAIKSVRDQGKKFVGFYCVFAPQELIVAADAVPVTLCATKEEPIADGEKYLPRNFCPLIKSSYGFAITEKCAFFNNSEFIIGETTCDGKKKMFELMETFKPIVVLEVPQSAKGETQKQYWRSEVARCKKEIEKRLGVTITDDKMKAAIRELNEQRALMRELAHLNTAIPAPISGLDLLKVMWARNFTFDRAAFNQQLKDLIAELKAMKAKGEGASPKTAKRIIVTGVPTGVGAEKVLRIIEESGAAIVYIENCSGMKQYLHDVATTGSPLDAIADKYLETPCSCMSPNTARLELLAKLAKEYHADGVIDVTWVGCHTYNVESRVLKDYLAKHGNVPLLQIETDYSQGDAGQIKTRVEAFLEMTQKH; encoded by the coding sequence ATGAGAGCAGAAAAGATGACCTATTTCGATTCGGTGATCCCGAATGCATCGGCAGCGATCAAGAGCGTACGCGACCAGGGCAAGAAGTTCGTCGGGTTCTATTGTGTATTTGCACCCCAGGAACTGATCGTGGCTGCAGATGCGGTACCGGTGACCCTCTGTGCAACAAAGGAAGAACCCATAGCAGACGGCGAGAAGTACCTGCCCCGGAACTTCTGCCCGCTGATCAAGTCCTCCTATGGGTTTGCGATCACCGAGAAGTGTGCATTCTTCAACAATTCCGAGTTCATCATCGGTGAGACCACCTGTGACGGCAAGAAAAAGATGTTCGAGCTGATGGAGACATTCAAGCCGATCGTAGTTCTCGAAGTACCTCAGAGCGCAAAGGGCGAGACCCAGAAACAGTACTGGCGTTCGGAAGTAGCCCGGTGCAAAAAAGAGATCGAGAAGCGTCTCGGTGTCACCATCACCGATGACAAGATGAAGGCCGCGATCAGGGAGCTCAATGAGCAGCGGGCACTCATGAGAGAGCTTGCGCACCTCAACACGGCAATTCCCGCCCCCATCTCGGGTCTTGACCTGCTCAAGGTGATGTGGGCCCGTAACTTCACGTTCGACCGGGCTGCCTTCAACCAGCAGCTCAAGGATCTGATCGCCGAACTCAAAGCCATGAAGGCAAAGGGTGAAGGTGCATCCCCGAAGACGGCAAAGCGCATCATCGTCACCGGTGTTCCAACGGGTGTCGGTGCAGAGAAAGTCCTCAGGATCATCGAGGAGTCCGGCGCCGCGATCGTGTATATCGAGAACTGCTCCGGTATGAAACAGTACCTCCACGATGTTGCAACCACCGGTTCACCCCTCGACGCAATTGCCGACAAGTACCTTGAAACCCCCTGCTCCTGCATGAGCCCGAACACCGCCAGGCTCGAACTCCTGGCAAAGCTGGCAAAAGAGTACCACGCCGACGGTGTCATCGATGTTACCTGGGTTGGCTGCCACACGTACAATGTCGAGTCCCGCGTGCTCAAGGACTACCTGGCCAAGCACGGGAACGTGCCCCTGCTCCAGATCGAGACTGATTATTCGCAGGGCGATGCCGGCCAGATCAAGACCCGTGTCGAAGCATTCCTCGAGATGACCCAAAAACACTAA
- a CDS encoding molybdopterin dinucleotide binding domain-containing protein: protein MEKKVTLNMITQRSIEEGAAMEKGKTNPDYFDACSICEMNPEDMKRLGIWKNTNVRVTSECGSVIVKAIEPTQYCPPGLAHIRQGVWANQVVPPRTQSTGTPQYSGFPVTIEPAMNERLKSALELVQGSVGLWKGGQ from the coding sequence ATGGAAAAGAAAGTGACTCTCAATATGATCACCCAGCGTTCGATCGAGGAAGGCGCAGCAATGGAGAAGGGGAAGACCAACCCCGACTACTTCGATGCCTGCTCGATCTGCGAGATGAACCCTGAGGATATGAAGAGACTCGGCATCTGGAAAAACACCAATGTCCGGGTCACCAGCGAATGCGGCAGCGTGATTGTGAAAGCCATCGAGCCGACCCAGTACTGTCCCCCCGGCCTTGCCCACATCCGGCAGGGCGTCTGGGCCAACCAGGTCGTCCCCCCGCGGACCCAGTCCACCGGCACCCCGCAGTACAGCGGGTTTCCGGTCACCATCGAACCGGCCATGAACGAGAGACTCAAATCAGCCCTCGAGCTCGTGCAGGGCTCCGTCGGGCTCTGGAAAGGAGGACAGTAA
- a CDS encoding formylmethanofuran dehydrogenase subunit C — MATVTLKPTKTPELMLEGYSIIPDAFAGKTAAQIAALPAHEGKIHVTLGDFFAVSGDAGATAADTDIVIAGDCTRVKFIGSKMTAGTVTVNGNADMYVGGWMKGGKVHVKGNVDSFCGIQMEGGELLVDGDAKNHVGCAYRGDWRGMKGGTIRIKGSAGNDIGTFMLGGTIIIEKNAFIHVSTHAEGGTVVIKGDVEGRVGGQMVKGEMYVLGKIKFMMPGYKKIDTVEKEIDGVKATFDHYIGDLGERHGKSKGQVVYANLYLKAAA; from the coding sequence ATGGCAACCGTTACATTAAAACCCACCAAGACCCCCGAGCTCATGCTCGAGGGGTACAGCATCATACCCGACGCATTCGCAGGAAAGACTGCCGCACAGATCGCAGCACTCCCGGCTCACGAGGGTAAGATCCATGTCACACTCGGGGACTTCTTCGCAGTCAGCGGCGATGCAGGTGCAACCGCAGCAGACACCGATATCGTGATTGCCGGCGACTGCACCCGCGTGAAATTCATAGGCTCCAAGATGACCGCAGGTACTGTCACGGTCAACGGCAATGCCGACATGTATGTCGGCGGCTGGATGAAGGGCGGCAAGGTCCACGTTAAGGGCAATGTCGACTCATTCTGCGGAATCCAGATGGAAGGCGGTGAGCTCCTTGTCGATGGCGATGCCAAGAACCATGTCGGCTGCGCTTACCGTGGCGACTGGAGAGGCATGAAGGGCGGTACCATCCGGATCAAGGGAAGTGCCGGCAATGATATCGGCACCTTCATGCTCGGAGGCACCATCATCATCGAAAAGAACGCGTTCATCCACGTCTCCACCCATGCAGAGGGCGGGACGGTCGTCATCAAGGGCGACGTCGAGGGACGGGTCGGCGGCCAGATGGTCAAGGGCGAGATGTACGTGCTCGGCAAGATCAAGTTCATGATGCCCGGGTACAAGAAGATCGATACCGTGGAAAAAGAGATCGACGGTGTTAAGGCAACGTTCGACCACTACATCGGTGACCTCGGCGAACGCCACGGGAAGAGCAAGGGACAGGTCGTGTACGCGAACCTGTACCTGAAAGCGGCGGCATGA
- a CDS encoding C-GCAxxG-C-C family (seleno)protein, translating into MKELCKPVDPARIREIAETYYRTGQFYCSEAIVKTINDEFGLDYPDNVIRLASGFPIGIGSAGCACGAVTGGVMALGMVFGREMPGDPCIDRCLGLARELHTLFVRRHGCLCCRTLTHGMVLKSPEHMQQCIAFTGEVAEETAKIILRELGVPAGIHKNRK; encoded by the coding sequence GTGAAGGAACTGTGTAAGCCTGTCGATCCGGCCCGGATCAGGGAAATTGCTGAAACATATTACCGAACCGGACAGTTCTACTGCTCGGAAGCGATCGTGAAGACCATCAATGACGAATTCGGGCTGGATTATCCCGATAATGTCATCCGGCTGGCGTCAGGGTTCCCGATCGGTATCGGCAGTGCAGGCTGTGCCTGTGGTGCGGTTACCGGTGGCGTGATGGCGCTCGGGATGGTCTTTGGGCGTGAAATGCCCGGCGACCCCTGTATTGACCGGTGCCTGGGTCTTGCACGGGAACTTCACACCCTCTTCGTTCGCAGGCATGGCTGTCTCTGCTGCCGTACCCTTACCCACGGCATGGTACTGAAATCCCCCGAACACATGCAGCAGTGCATCGCATTCACCGGTGAAGTTGCAGAAGAGACAGCAAAGATAATCCTCCGGGAACTTGGTGTTCCCGCGGGAATTCACAAGAACAGGAAATAA
- a CDS encoding formylmethanofuran dehydrogenase subunit B: MPKLITGVGCPYCGSSCDDIEVLVSDDETKILEVHNACIIGNNLFHHANDPTRPRLPRQRQPDGSMKEIPYEEAIDYFAKTLLAAKKPLIYGFGSTNCEGMSAVGRIAEKAGAVLDNCATICHGPSFLAMFDNGYPSCTLGEAKNRADVVVFWGCNPMHAHPRHTSRYSIFPRGYFTQKGQMQRTVISVDPRETDTAKLADVHLMLDQGHDYELFDAFRTVLKGHDIPDVVAGIKKETIIKSVEIMKKAKFCMIFFGMGCTHTDGRNHNIDAAISMTRDLNEHTKCSIMAMRGHYNIAGPGQVWSWQFGFPYCIDLSKGTHAHMNPGETSSIDLAMRDEVDCFVNVGADAGAHFPIQAVQHLKKHPFIAVDPNFCMASEIADLHIPVRIAGVDEPGVVYRMDNVPIQFKAVLKGLPGVPSDEELFDKVYERMCELTKTEPIWLAAKEHRKYPHNTNPVVS, translated from the coding sequence ATGCCCAAGCTTATCACCGGTGTCGGGTGTCCCTACTGCGGATCATCCTGCGACGATATCGAAGTCCTTGTCTCGGATGACGAGACCAAGATCCTTGAAGTCCACAATGCCTGTATCATTGGCAACAACCTCTTCCACCATGCGAACGATCCCACCCGCCCGCGGCTTCCGCGCCAGCGCCAGCCGGACGGTTCGATGAAGGAGATCCCGTACGAGGAAGCGATCGATTACTTTGCCAAGACCCTGCTTGCAGCGAAGAAGCCCCTGATCTACGGGTTCGGCTCTACCAACTGCGAAGGTATGAGTGCAGTCGGCCGTATTGCGGAAAAGGCCGGTGCCGTTCTCGACAACTGCGCCACCATCTGCCACGGGCCCTCGTTCCTTGCTATGTTCGACAATGGCTACCCGAGCTGTACCCTTGGCGAGGCAAAGAACCGTGCCGATGTCGTGGTCTTCTGGGGCTGCAACCCGATGCACGCCCACCCCCGCCACACCTCCCGGTACTCGATCTTCCCGCGTGGCTACTTCACCCAGAAGGGACAGATGCAGCGGACGGTAATTTCTGTTGATCCACGTGAGACCGATACCGCGAAACTCGCCGATGTCCACCTGATGCTCGACCAGGGACACGATTATGAGCTCTTCGATGCATTCCGGACCGTGCTCAAGGGTCACGATATCCCCGACGTAGTAGCCGGTATCAAGAAAGAGACCATCATCAAATCGGTCGAGATCATGAAGAAGGCAAAATTCTGCATGATCTTCTTCGGCATGGGCTGCACCCACACGGACGGCCGCAACCACAACATCGATGCCGCAATCAGCATGACCCGCGATCTCAACGAGCACACCAAGTGCTCGATCATGGCAATGCGGGGCCACTACAATATCGCTGGTCCCGGCCAGGTCTGGTCCTGGCAGTTCGGGTTCCCGTACTGCATTGATCTCTCGAAAGGCACCCACGCCCACATGAACCCGGGCGAAACCAGTTCGATCGACCTCGCGATGCGGGACGAAGTGGACTGCTTTGTCAATGTCGGTGCCGATGCCGGCGCCCACTTCCCCATCCAGGCAGTCCAGCACCTCAAGAAACACCCGTTCATTGCAGTTGACCCGAACTTCTGCATGGCCAGCGAGATCGCCGATCTCCACATCCCGGTCAGGATTGCCGGAGTCGACGAGCCGGGTGTTGTTTATCGTATGGACAACGTCCCGATCCAGTTCAAAGCCGTCCTCAAGGGGCTTCCCGGAGTACCGAGCGACGAAGAGCTCTTTGACAAGGTCTACGAGCGCATGTGCGAACTGACCAAGACCGAGCCAATCTGGCTCGCGGCAAAAGAACACCGGAAATACCCGCACAACACGAACCCGGTGGTGAGCTGA
- a CDS encoding SagB/ThcOx family dehydrogenase encodes MKDIGKEFIKGTRYPDYSTVDLVLRVPEPPHELPVREGQTVIRLPSPKKFKVPDMPIRSAIENWEPVGFFSRSSMTLKELSYLLWCTQGFKKVVAETIELRNVPSSGSRYPLETYFVASDVEGLETGLYRYLPRSHRIVAERLDSGIILEMSTASMNFRAVTRAAVTFLWVGIPYRSVWAMGNRGYRSVLIEAGHVCQNLILASANLGLDVYPIDLFHDEGISNLANLDPETQWPVYLAAVGNVEKSVTLA; translated from the coding sequence GTGAAAGATATTGGCAAAGAATTCATCAAAGGAACAAGATACCCGGACTATTCCACCGTTGATCTCGTCTTACGCGTGCCGGAGCCCCCGCATGAACTGCCGGTCAGGGAGGGGCAGACTGTCATCAGGCTCCCAAGCCCGAAGAAATTCAAGGTACCGGACATGCCGATCAGGTCTGCTATCGAGAACTGGGAACCGGTCGGGTTCTTCTCCCGCTCGTCTATGACCTTAAAAGAACTCTCGTACCTGCTCTGGTGCACCCAGGGGTTCAAGAAGGTAGTTGCAGAAACGATCGAGCTCAGGAATGTTCCTTCGAGCGGTTCGCGTTACCCGCTGGAAACCTATTTTGTTGCAAGCGATGTGGAAGGACTTGAGACCGGTCTGTACCGGTACCTCCCGAGATCCCACCGCATCGTGGCCGAACGCCTGGACTCCGGTATTATCCTGGAGATGAGTACCGCGAGTATGAACTTCAGGGCAGTCACCCGCGCCGCCGTTACCTTCCTCTGGGTGGGAATCCCGTACCGCTCCGTCTGGGCAATGGGGAACCGGGGCTACCGGAGCGTGCTTATCGAGGCGGGCCACGTCTGCCAGAATCTTATCCTGGCGTCGGCGAATCTCGGGCTCGATGTCTACCCTATCGATCTCTTCCATGACGAGGGGATCAGTAACCTTGCAAACCT